The sequence below is a genomic window from Coleofasciculus chthonoplastes PCC 7420.
GCAACGCTTCAAGAAAAACCCCAGCGTTGTGCTTTAGCTGTTGAACATGAGATTTTTCCAGAACAAGTCCGACAATTACTTTACGGAAAATCTAAAAATATCTATCGAGTGCTATTTATGATCGAGAAC
It includes:
- a CDS encoding type II toxin-antitoxin system RelE/ParE family toxin, with the protein product MAFQVEITPIAEAQIEQAYRWYRELNPEFADRWFRGLMNAIATLQEKPQRCALAVEHEIFPEQVRQLLYGKSKNIYRVLFMIEN